ATGATCGGGTTTATCTTCCAAAGCTATCACCTCATCAACGACCTGAAAGTGCTGGATAATGTGGAACTGCCCCTGCTCTACCGCAACAGCACCGCCAAAGAACGGAAAACACTGGCAACCGAGGCCCTGGAGAAAGTGGGCCTGAGCAACCGGGTAAAACATTTTCCCAAACAATTATCAGGCGGTCAAAAACAACGCGTAGCCATTGCCCGGGCGGTGGTTGGCAAACCACAGATCATTCTGGCCGATGAACCTACCGGCAACCTGGACAGCGTTATGGGCAATGAAGTAATGGACATTCTGCTGCACCTGAATAAAACAGAAGGCACCACCATCGTAATGGTAACACACGATGAAAATATGGCAAGGAAAACCCACCGGCTGGTCCGGTTGTTCGACGGGGCCAGGGTGCAATAATTTTCTACATATTAAACCAGTAACATGCTTATCAATTATTTCAAAATAGCCATCGCTGTGCTGAAGCGCCGAAAGTTCTTCACCTTCATCAGCCTGTTTGGCATCAGCATTACCCTTACCATGCTGATCGTACTCACCGCTTTTATTGATAAAGTTGTCAATGACAATTACCCCGATAAAAAAAGAGACCGGCTCCTATACATCAACACCATCGAACAAAAAGGTGAGCATTCAATGAACTCAGGCACTTTGTCATTTTATTATTTAGCCCATTATGCCGGCCGGTTAAAAACCCCGGTGCAAATGGCTATATCCTCCACGCCTAAAGGTACCAACACCTATGTAAATAATAAGAAGCTATCATTCAATTATAAATATACCAACGCCGCCTATTGGGAAGTGCTGGATTATGATTTCCTGGAAGGGAAAGGGTTCAGCCGGCAACAAACAAATAATGCAGATCACGTGGCCGTGATTTCGGAAGATGCCAAAAAGCAGTATTTCGGCGACCTGCCTTCGGTAATAGGACAATATATCGAGGCCGATAATATCCAGTACAGGGTATGCGGGGTTGTAAGAAATGTGCCTGTAACCAACTA
The Niastella koreensis GR20-10 genome window above contains:
- a CDS encoding ABC transporter ATP-binding protein, with protein sequence MIRLQNIEKVYRTDTVETLALNNINLHVEKGEFLSVMGPSGCGKSTLLNVMGLLDAPTKGEMKINGQQTEKLPDRKLAAFRNNMIGFIFQSYHLINDLKVLDNVELPLLYRNSTAKERKTLATEALEKVGLSNRVKHFPKQLSGGQKQRVAIARAVVGKPQIILADEPTGNLDSVMGNEVMDILLHLNKTEGTTIVMVTHDENMARKTHRLVRLFDGARVQ